The Chiroxiphia lanceolata isolate bChiLan1 chromosome 4, bChiLan1.pri, whole genome shotgun sequence genome contains a region encoding:
- the MRPL1 gene encoding 39S ribosomal protein L1, mitochondrial, which produces MAAPSARCLWRALAPWRGWVRAGLEQRLAAPAVVSSATARPFAAAAKPAKKGAQWTKQEKAKDKPSRRRRPLMTKPVDDVYLTWLYRRPFYDLEQAVGMLKKFQQLDFTNPKQFVYINVFLDMALKKKKLDPFSGAVILPHRFTDEVNKVLVFTENEQEAEIARESGAEIVGGLELMKWILEDEIQADFYVAVPAIIPKLIPLRNKLKRKFPSTRKNSLGSDIPKMVQLFRECHEYAVQDESVIKTRIARLDMPTEHIIANLKTVIHDICTFKPPPYDPIVQRLVIRSSTSEGLQVNLDGILPQAEKAEEKEEEEEERSADDEDEAEKPVQEPVSS; this is translated from the exons ATGGCGGCGCCCAGCGCCCGCTGCCTGTGGAGAG CACTGGCCCCGTGGCGCGGGTGGGTCCGCGCCGGGCTGGAGCAGCGCCTCGCCGCCCCCGCCGTGGTGAGCTCCGCGACCGCCCGGCCCTTCGCGGCGGCAGCCAA aCCTGCCAAAAAAGGTGCCCAGTGGACCAAGCAGGAGAAAGCCAAGGACAAACCCTCCCGCCGGCGGCGGCCGCTGATGACGAAGCCTGTGGACGACGTGTACCTGACGTGGCTCTACCGGCGCCCCTTCTACGACCTGGAGCAGGCCGTGGGCATGCTGAAGAAGTTCCAGCAGCTGGATTTCACTAACCCCAAGCAGTTTGTCTATATCAATGTGTTCCTGGATATGGCCCTGAAGAAG AAAAAGCTGGATCCTTTCTCGGGTGCCGTCATCCTTCCCCATCGCTTTACAGATGAAGTGAATAAGGTTTTGGTTTTCACAGAG AATGAGCAAGAAGCTGAAATAGCTCGGGAGAGTGGAGCTGAGATCGTGGGGGGACTTGAATTAATGAAATGG ATCTTGGAGGATGAAATCCAAGCAGATTTCTATGTGGCTGTTCCTGCCATAATACCCAAGCTAATACCACTGAGGAACAAACTGAAACGGAAATTCCCGAGCACCAGAAAAA attccCTGGGCAGTGATATTCCCAAAATGGTGCAGCTCTTCAGAGAATGTCACGAGTACGCCGTGCAAGACGAGAGTGTAATCAAGACAAGGATAGCCAGG ctggataTGCCTACTGAGCACATAATTGCCAATCTAAAGACAGTTATCCATGATATCTGCACCTTCAAGCCACCACCTTATG ATCCCATTGTGCAGAGGTTGGTGATCAGATCTTCAACCAGTGAAGGTTTGCAAGTGAACCTTGATGGAATCTTACCTCAAGcggagaaagcagaagaaaaggaagaagaagaagaagaaagaagcgCAGATGATGAGGATGAAGCAGAAAAACCTGTCCAGGAACCCGTTAGTAGCTGA